The genomic region CATCGCCGTCTGAACGTCGGACGGCGAGGTCGACAGTGAGATCGACGGGCCTGCCAGCTTCGTTGATGGCGACGGCCCTGCGAGCTACGGGGCGGGATACGCAGAACGGCCCATGGTCGCGGCCGGGCGGCAGGTCGCAGAAGGTGGCGTGGGGACGTGGCATGGCGCTCGACCTTCGGTGGGCGGTTACGGCCTCATCAGAATAGTCAACGAACCTGTACTGCAGTCAAGGTTCGTTGACTGCAGTCTGGACGAGTGTCGCGCCCACCCGAGCCCAACCATGAGGCGCTGCGACACGAGCTGTCCCGACTGCGGGCCGAAAAGCGCCTCACCTACGACAAGCTCGCGGAGCTGACCGGACTGTCCCGCACGGTGCTAATCAACCTGGAGCACGGCACCACCCGCGGCTCACTGGACACCTGGCACCGGGTCGCCCACGGGCTCGGCGTGCCACTCGGCAGCCTGATAGACCAGCTGTGCCGAGGGCACCGCCCACCGTCCTAACCGCGCGATGCTTGCAGGCAGCCCACCGACCTCACCGTCAGCCGTGGTAACCGCCGCGAGGGCGCTCTCAGCCGATCCGGGCAGGCATCGCCTTGACAGCGTTGACGAAGTTCGACTCCAGCCGCACCACCGGCCCGGTCAGCTCCAGCCGCGGCAGGTGCGGCCGGATCGCGGTCAGCAGCGCCGCGAGCTCCAGCCGGGCCAGGTGGGCGCCGAGGCAGAAGTGCGGGCCGATGCCGAACGACAGGTGCGGGTTCGGGTCGCGGCTCAGGTCGAGCCGCTGCGGGTCGGAGAACACCGCCGCGTCCCGGTTCGCCGAGATGTAGAACAGCACCACCTTCTCGCCTGCGGCGATCGGCTGCCCGCAGAGCTCGGTGTCCTGCACGGCCGTCCGGCGGAACTGCATGATCGGGGTGATCCAGCGCAGCAGCTCCTCGACCGCCGCCGACACCGGCGCGGCCCCCGAGACCAGCGCGTCCCGCTGCTCCGGGTGCTCCACCAGCGCCTGCAGCGAGCCCGCGGTCAGGTGCCGGGTGGTCTCGTTGCCGGCCACCACCAGCAACAGCCAGAAGTTGCAGAACTCCCTATCCGACAACCGTTCGCCGTCGACTTCGGCGTTGGCGAGCAGGCTGATCAGGTCACCGGTCGGGTGCTCGCGGCGCTGCATCCCCAGCTTCAGCGCATAAGAGAACGCCTCGGCCATGGTGGTCCGGTAGGCGTCGACATCGCCGCCGCCGTACTCGGGATCATCAAATCCCACCAGGTGATTGCTCCACCGGTACAGCTGGTGCCGGTCCTCGGCCGGCATGCCCAGCAGGTCCGAGAGCACCAGCAACGGCAGCTCGCTGGCCAGGTCGGTCACCACGTCGAAGTCCCCGGCCCGCACCACCTTCTCGACCAGCGCCTCGGCGTGCGCGGTGACGCTGCCGGCCAGCTCGCGCACCGCCCGCGGCGTGAACACCGAGGTCACCAGCTTGCGGATCCGGCCGTGCTGCGGAGCGTCCATGTTCACCAGC from Jatrophihabitans sp. harbors:
- a CDS encoding helix-turn-helix transcriptional regulator; the encoded protein is MSRPPEPNHEALRHELSRLRAEKRLTYDKLAELTGLSRTVLINLEHGTTRGSLDTWHRVAHGLGVPLGSLIDQLCRGHRPPS
- a CDS encoding cytochrome P450; translated protein: MTSASVDAPGYPDIAHPGTYAVGVPHEEFSRRREHEPVAWVPEPLLWRHSTGGRIASQGSGFWAATTHEAVLSASRRSQDFSSAAKGVFLTDPRTPGDLRLTRQLLVNMDAPQHGRIRKLVTSVFTPRAVRELAGSVTAHAEALVEKVVRAGDFDVVTDLASELPLLVLSDLLGMPAEDRHQLYRWSNHLVGFDDPEYGGGDVDAYRTTMAEAFSYALKLGMQRREHPTGDLISLLANAEVDGERLSDREFCNFWLLLVVAGNETTRHLTAGSLQALVEHPEQRDALVSGAAPVSAAVEELLRWITPIMQFRRTAVQDTELCGQPIAAGEKVVLFYISANRDAAVFSDPQRLDLSRDPNPHLSFGIGPHFCLGAHLARLELAALLTAIRPHLPRLELTGPVVRLESNFVNAVKAMPARIG